The Thermococcus sp. genomic interval CACCTCAGGTGGGGATAATGTCATCATCTCTCAGGAGGGATGACACTCATCATCGGTTAGCTTTCACTTATGGAGAGGGCTTATTAAACCTTAGCCCAACATCCATCGGTGATAAAATGCGCATCATCCCCCTCGCCTCCGAAAGTTTGGGCGTGAGGAGCTTAGCCACTTTCGTCGAAGCTTCCGGACTAAAAATCCTCATCGATCCCGGCGTCGCCCTTGGACCGAAGCGCTACGGCCTCCCACCGGCGAAAGTCGAGCTGGAAACCCTTCAGCAGATGAGGAAGAAGCTCCAGGGTTATGCCAGAAGGGCCGATGTTGTGACGATCTCCCACTACCACTACGACCACCACACGCCCTTCTTCGAGGGCCTGTATGAGAGTTCAAGCGAGGCCTTTGCGAGGGAAATCTACGCTGGAAAGCTTCTCTTCATCAAGCACCCGCGGGAGAACATAAACTTCAGCCAGAGGAAGAGGGCGTGGGCCTTCCTGAAAAACGTCGAACCGATAGCAGAAAAGATTGAGTTCGCCGATGGGAGAACCTTCGACCTCGGCGGGGTTAGGCTTGAGTTCTCGCCGGCGGTTCCACACGGGAGTGAGGGCTCAAAGCTCGGGTTTGTTGTTATGGTTCTAATTGACGAGGGCTCCAAAAGGGTAATCCACGCCAGCGACATCCAGCTGTTGAACAGGAAAGCCGTTGAGTGGATAGTCGCTAAAAACCCCGACCTGCTTATAACCGGCGGACCGCCGACCTATCTCGGAAAGCGCGCCGAGGGCAGCTGGGAAACTGGAATCAAAAACCTCAACGAGATAATCCGCGAGACGAACGCTGAAGTAATCCTCGACCACCACATAGTCAGGGACAAACGCTACCCCGAGTTCTTTAACGAGCTTGAAAAGAGACCCAAAACCTTCGCTGGTTTTCTTAAGGTCGAGGATAAGCCGCTTGAGGCCTACAGGAGAGAACTGCACAAAATCGAGAGGGGAGAAAAGGCAGAGCTTCCCTTCTCCCTCTGAGGAAAAGCCTTAAACTCTCTTTACGTATTCAAAACGGTGATTTAGATGAGGGACTTCTACATCGCCCACGAGGAGGATATAAGGGCTGGAAAGACTACCGACGTTTACTTCATCAGGACAAGAAAAATCCTGAGGGAGAAGGGGATACGGAAGAAGGTCTTCGCCGACGTAACAACGACTTCCCTTCCAAACGGCTGGAAGTGGGGGATTTTGGCTGGAATAGAGGAGGTCGCGAAGCTATTCGAGGGCATGCCGGTTAACATTTACGCGATGCCTGAAGGCACAATCTTCCACCCCTACGAGCCGGTTCTCCAGATAGAGGGCTACTACGACGACTTTGGCATATACGAGACGGCCTTACTCGGAATGCTCAGCCAGGCGAGCGGGATAGCCACCGCGGCATTGAGGATTAAAATAGCGGCGAACTTCAAGCCGGTTTACTCCTTCGGCATAAGGCACATGCATCCAGCTATAGCTCCGATGATAGACCGCTCGGCCTTTATAGGCGGTTGCGATGGCGTCTCCGGAGTTCTCGGAGCGGAGATGATGGGCGAAAAGCCCGTTGGAACGATGCCACACGCTTTAATCCTGACCGTTGGCGATCAGGTAAAGGCCTGGAAGTACTTCGACGAGGTCGTTGAGCCCGAAGTTCCTAGGACGGCCTTGGTTGACACCCTCTGCGACGAGAAGTTCGAGGCTTTAATGGCAGCTGAGGCCCTCGGCAAGAGGCTTAACGCGGTAAGGCTGGACACGCCGGGCTCAAGGAGAGGGGACTTCAGGAGGATCATTGAAGAAGTCCGCTGGGAGCTCGACCTTAGGGGCTACGACTGGGTCAAAATCTTTGTCTCGGGAGGTTTAAACGAGGAGAGCATTGCAAAAATAGCGGACGTTGCGGATGCCTTCGGAGTTGGCTCGGCCATAGCGAGCGCAAAACCAGTGGACTTCTCCCTCGACATAGTGGAGGTTGAGGGCAAGCCCATCACGAAGCGCGGAAAGCTCAGCGGGAGGAAGCAGATATACCGCTGCGAGAACGGCCACTACCACCGCGTTCCGGCCGACAAAAAGCTCGAAAAGTGCCCGGTCTGCGGGGCGAAGGTTGAGCCCCTCCTCAAACCACTCATAGAAAACGGCGAGATAGTCGCTGAGCTTCCGAAGGCGAGGGAGATAAGGGAGTACGTCCTGGAGCAGGCAAAGAAGTTCAATTTAACGCTCGATTAATTTCTTTTCTGCCTTTTTCGTTTCTTGTCAAACCCAAAAACAGGCTGATGCAGTCTGTAAACATGATGCAAGCACTTAGAAGAGCACACAGTCAAGGAGAAGGAAAAAGGAGAGGCATCAGGCCTCCTCAACGGTAATAGCGCTAACTGGGCAGGCCTCCATAGCCTCGGTGGCACAGTTGTAGAGGTTCTCGTCCTCGATAACCTCCACAATCGGGTGGGCCTTTCCGTCGTCGCCCATCTCAAAAACGTCCGGGCAGAGGCTTGCACAGATGGCGTCACCAATGCAGGTGTCCTGGTCAACCGTAACCTTCCACGCCATGGGACATCACCGCCTTTAAGTGAGTCCGGACGAATATAAAGTTTTCGTTCCGGAAACCGATGGTTTAGAACGGATTCATGCGGAACGCTCTGGGAACGACCGAAGGGAACAGAAAAAGGCAAGGATGGTCAGTAGAGACCAAGTTTCTTCTTGTACTCCGGGCTTATCATGTCCGGACTCCACGGCGGGTCGAAGGTGAGCTCTATTTCGGCGTCCTTAACGCCCGGGATTTCGAGTATCTTGTCTTCAACTGCCCTTAGAATCCACATCGTCAGCGGGCAACCGGGAGTCGTCATCGTCATCTTTACGTAAACGGTGTTGTCGGGCCTTATCTGGAGGTCGTAGATTAGGCCGAGGTTGACCACGTCGAGGCCTATCTCCGGGTCTATGACCTCCTTGAGCTTCTCAAGGATTAGCTCCTTCGTCAGCTCGACCTTCTCGCCGGTCTCCTTAGTTTCCCTTTCGCGGTTTATGGTTATGATGCCAACGCCTTCGAGCTTTCCGATCTCGGAGTGGAGTTTTATGAGGACGTTGTCTATATCGGGGGTGTCCCTGGAGAGAGTAACCGTGACGTTGCCATTCTCATCGACCTCGATTGAGCGGATGAATTTCTCGTCAACTACTTCCTTAACGACCTTCTCAACATCTTCCTTCGTTACCATTACTCACCACCGCTCAAGGTTTCAGAATACACATTTAAACCTTTTGGGCCACAGATGTGTATCTAGCGCGAGAGTATGTCCCTTATTAACTCAGTCGCCATTTCCGGAGTTAATGCCCTGGCCCTCGTTTCCCTGAGGACGCGCTGTATCGAGAGCCTCTTTGTCGATGGGGCCCTTCTGAAGAGCTCCCAGAGAAGTGGACAGCCAAAGCTCAACTTATATCCCCCTCCGATGACCCCTACGAGCTCCGCCTTGTCGAGGGCCAAGAAGGCAGGGAAGTTGAGGATTACAAGGTCTCCTTTTTTGTATATTGATATGAGGCCAGAACTCAGAAGGTCGCCCGAGGCTACTATTCTTATCCCCCGAGTCCTCGCGTAGTCCTCAACAGCTTTCATCACCATCGAATGACAGCGTCCGCATATTGGGGCGCCCTTCTCCATCTGGGCCGTTATAACCTCAAGATAGTTGGGAACCTCGACGAAAACAGCTCCCGCTTTTCTGGCCTTCTCCAAAACTCTCTCATCCATCTGGGGGAGCTTAACCGTCACGGGGACAACTTCAAAGCCCGCCCAGCGGAGGATTTTCAGCGAGGCCGTGCTGTCTGAGCCGGCCGAGAATGCCAAAGCCACTTTAACACCACTTGGAGAGCGGTCGAATTCCTTTCCGGCCAGGCGGTATCCTATCAAGGCTTTCAGGCGGGAGTAAGCCCTCTCCCCGATTTCTTTCTTAACCCTTTCAAGGGCCTCAAGGTTGTACCTCAGGCGGTAGCGCTTGACGAAGTCGTCTCCAACTTGTCTTATCATCGAAGGGGATCCCGTCCTCAACTCTTAAACCTACCGCTGGGAAAACCTTAAAAGAGGCCCGCCCTAACCCCGCTCACGAAGCTAAAGCTTCTGGAGGTGCTTAAGATGAGGGAGATAGTGGAGAGGGTTAAGGAAAAGACGAGCATCCCCGTTTACGAGAGAACGATTGAGAACGTTCTGAGCGCGATACAGGCGAGCGGTGACGTCTGGCGCATCGTTGACCTCAGCGAAGAACCACTTCCGCTGGTCGTGGCGGTCATAACGGCCCTCCACGAGATGGGCTACGTGGCCTTCGAGGGGTCGAGGGTCGTCCTGACTGAGAGCGGGAAAAAGCTCGTGGAGAAGTACGGGATAGGACCGAGGGTGGACTACACCTGCTCCCACTGCCAGGGGAAGACCGTTGAGCTTTCAGCATTCAGAGACCTCCTTGAGGAGTTCAGGGAGATCGTCAAGGACCGTCCACAGCCGAAGCACGACTTCGACCAGGCCTACGTTACGCCCGAGACCACCGTGGCGAGGGTTGCTTTAATGCACAGCAGGGGTGACCTTGAGAACAAGGAGGTCTTCGTCCTCGGCGATGATGACCTGACCAGCGTAGCACTAATGCTCTCCGGCCTGCCGAAGAGGATAGCGGTTCTTGACATTGATGAGCGCCTTGTGAAGTTCATCGAGAAGACTGCCGATGAGCTCGGCTACGAGAACATCGAAATGTTCACCTTCGACCTGAGAGAACCCCTCCCCGATTATGCCCTCCACAAGTTCGACACCTTCGTCACAGACCCGCCCGAGACGGTCGAGGCTATAAGGGCCTTCGTCGGAAGGGGGATAGCAACTCTAAAGGGCCCCGGCTGCGCCGGCTACTTCGGCATAACTAGAAGAGAAAGCTCCCTTGACAAGTGGCGCGAGATTCAAAAGCTACTCCTCAACGAGTTCGGTGTCGTCATAACCGACATCATCAGGAACTTCAACGAGTACGTCAACTGGGGTTATGAAGAGGAGACTAGGGCGTGGAAGCTCCTTCCGGTTAAGGTCAAGCCGACCTACAACTGGTACAAGAGCTACATGTTCAGGATACAGACGCTTGAGGGCTCGAAGGGCTTCGAGGAGAGGATAACCGTCGGCGACGAGCTTTACAACGACGAGGAAGCCTCGACCACATGATGGCCCTTATTGCCTGCATCGGGCAGAAGCTCGGCCGTGTTCCCGGCCTTCATTCCCTAATTCTCTACGGCTCTCTCGTTAGAGAGACTTCGTTCCGGGAACGAGCGACCTTGACTTCTTTGTCGTTCTCGAAGAGGGCGCGAAGCCAGAAGATGTGCTCTCCAAACTCAGGCCCATTCTTGAGGAGTGCTCTAAAGGCCTCAAAGCCGTTGAGATTGACATCGCCTGGGAATGGCTCTCAAACCTCCGTGACCCTCTCAACCTTGTTATCCGTACAAGTTCCTGACGGTTTATCAATCTGACTTCAGGGAGAACCACCTCGTGGTTATCGGCGAGGAGATAGTCGGGCTTCTCCCAGAATACGAAATTGGTGAGATACTTCCAAGAAGGCTGGAGGGGATTTTGAGAAACCTTGAGCACTTCTCAGGGAACAGGAAGATGCTTCACATTCTCGCGGGCGAGACCGCGAGGCTCATCGCCTTTCTGCACGGCTCAAGTCTCAAAAAGGAAGACGTTCTGAGGAAGCTTGAAGAGCTTGGAGATGAGGATGCTCTGAAAATCTACCGTTCCTACCTTGCAGGAAGAAAAACTGAGTTCAGCGGGAAGTTTTTGAGGGATTTCGTAGCGAAAAGGGTTGAAAAGATGAAAAAGCCAAACGTCACTTCCCGGGCTTTCTAACCTTCAATACGATGGCCAACGTCAGGGCGATGGCTATAACCGCGATTCCGATATATAGGTAGCCCTTCTCTCCACCCTCCTTCGGGGGAAGCGCCCTGAAACCCGCAACGGGATAAGCCTCTATTGCAAGCGGGTTCCTCGACGGGTATATCACGACGTAGCCGTCGATGCCGCCCAGCTTGACCCGGTCAGTTGAGTTGCCAGCGTAACTTGAGCCCTTTACGATTACAAAGGTCGCGTTCTTCAGCACTGCGA includes:
- a CDS encoding nicotinate phosphoribosyltransferase, yielding MRDFYIAHEEDIRAGKTTDVYFIRTRKILREKGIRKKVFADVTTTSLPNGWKWGILAGIEEVAKLFEGMPVNIYAMPEGTIFHPYEPVLQIEGYYDDFGIYETALLGMLSQASGIATAALRIKIAANFKPVYSFGIRHMHPAIAPMIDRSAFIGGCDGVSGVLGAEMMGEKPVGTMPHALILTVGDQVKAWKYFDEVVEPEVPRTALVDTLCDEKFEALMAAEALGKRLNAVRLDTPGSRRGDFRRIIEEVRWELDLRGYDWVKIFVSGGLNEESIAKIADVADAFGVGSAIASAKPVDFSLDIVEVEGKPITKRGKLSGRKQIYRCENGHYHRVPADKKLEKCPVCGAKVEPLLKPLIENGEIVAELPKAREIREYVLEQAKKFNLTLD
- a CDS encoding MBL fold metallo-hydrolase, whose protein sequence is MRIIPLASESLGVRSLATFVEASGLKILIDPGVALGPKRYGLPPAKVELETLQQMRKKLQGYARRADVVTISHYHYDHHTPFFEGLYESSSEAFAREIYAGKLLFIKHPRENINFSQRKRAWAFLKNVEPIAEKIEFADGRTFDLGGVRLEFSPAVPHGSEGSKLGFVVMVLIDEGSKRVIHASDIQLLNRKAVEWIVAKNPDLLITGGPPTYLGKRAEGSWETGIKNLNEIIRETNAEVILDHHIVRDKRYPEFFNELEKRPKTFAGFLKVEDKPLEAYRRELHKIERGEKAELPFSL
- a CDS encoding ATPase, whose product is MIRQVGDDFVKRYRLRYNLEALERVKKEIGERAYSRLKALIGYRLAGKEFDRSPSGVKVALAFSAGSDSTASLKILRWAGFEVVPVTVKLPQMDERVLEKARKAGAVFVEVPNYLEVITAQMEKGAPICGRCHSMVMKAVEDYARTRGIRIVASGDLLSSGLISIYKKGDLVILNFPAFLALDKAELVGVIGGGYKLSFGCPLLWELFRRAPSTKRLSIQRVLRETRARALTPEMATELIRDILSR
- the bpsA gene encoding N(4)-bis(aminopropyl)spermidine synthase; protein product: MREIVERVKEKTSIPVYERTIENVLSAIQASGDVWRIVDLSEEPLPLVVAVITALHEMGYVAFEGSRVVLTESGKKLVEKYGIGPRVDYTCSHCQGKTVELSAFRDLLEEFREIVKDRPQPKHDFDQAYVTPETTVARVALMHSRGDLENKEVFVLGDDDLTSVALMLSGLPKRIAVLDIDERLVKFIEKTADELGYENIEMFTFDLREPLPDYALHKFDTFVTDPPETVEAIRAFVGRGIATLKGPGCAGYFGITRRESSLDKWREIQKLLLNEFGVVITDIIRNFNEYVNWGYEEETRAWKLLPVKVKPTYNWYKSYMFRIQTLEGSKGFEERITVGDELYNDEEASTT
- a CDS encoding ferredoxin, whose translation is MAWKVTVDQDTCIGDAICASLCPDVFEMGDDGKAHPIVEVIEDENLYNCATEAMEACPVSAITVEEA
- a CDS encoding metal-sulfur cluster assembly factor, whose translation is MVTKEDVEKVVKEVVDEKFIRSIEVDENGNVTVTLSRDTPDIDNVLIKLHSEIGKLEGVGIITINRERETKETGEKVELTKELILEKLKEVIDPEIGLDVVNLGLIYDLQIRPDNTVYVKMTMTTPGCPLTMWILRAVEDKILEIPGVKDAEIELTFDPPWSPDMISPEYKKKLGLY